In Arachis hypogaea cultivar Tifrunner chromosome 17, arahy.Tifrunner.gnm2.J5K5, whole genome shotgun sequence, a single window of DNA contains:
- the LOC112766694 gene encoding probable pre-mRNA-splicing factor ATP-dependent RNA helicase DEAH2, translating to MGTERKRKVSLFDVVDDGAVKMAKPNGGAANAVGGNSLINRWNGRAYSQRYYEILEKRKTLPVWHQKEEFLQALKNNQTLILVGETGSGKTTQIPQFVLEAVDIESPDKRRKMMVACTQPRRVAAMSVSRRVAEEMDVNIGEEVGYSIRFEDCSSARTVLKYLTDGMLLREAMADPLLERYKVIVLDEAHERTLATDVLFGLLKEVLKNRPDLKLVVMSATLEAEKFQGYFNGAPLMKVPGRLHPVEIFYTQEPERDYLEAAIRTVVQIHMCEPPGDILVFLTGEEEIEDACRKITKEVSNMGDQVGPVKVVPLYSTLPPAMQQKIFEPAPPPVNEGGPPGRKIVVSTNIAETSLTIDGIVYVIDPGFAKQKVYNPRIRVESLLVSPISKASAHQRSGRAGRTQPGKCFRLYTEKSFHNDLQPQTYPEILRSNLANTVLTLKKLGIDDLVHFDFMDPPAPETLMRALEVLNYLGALDDDGNLTKLGEIMSEFPLDPQMSKMLVVSPEFNCSNEILSVSAMLSVPNCFVRPREAQKAADEAKARFGHIDGDHLTLLNVYHAYKQNNEDPSWCYDNFVNHRALKAADNVRQQLVRIMARFNLKLCSTDFNSRDYYVNIRKAMLAGYFMQVAHLERTGHYLTVKDNQVVHLHPSNCLDHKPEWVIYNEFVLTSRNFIRTVTDIRGEWLVDVAPHYYDLSNFPQCEAKRVLERLYKKREKERDEARSRK from the exons ATGGGTACGGAGAGGAAGAGGAAGGTGAGCCTGTTCGACGTGGTTGATGACGGTGCCGTTAAGATGGCGAAGCCGAACGGCGGCGCCGCCAACGCCGTCGGAGGAAACAGCCTCATAAACCGGTGGAATGGGAGGGCTTATTCGCAGAGGTACTATGAGATCTTGGAGAAGAGGAAGACGCTTCCAGTATGGCACCAGAAGGAGGAATTCCTGCAGGCGTTGAAGAATAATCAGACACTCATCCTCGTTGGTGAAACTGGCAGTGGTAAAACCACCCAG ATCCCCCAGTTTGTTTTGGAGGCTGTTGATATAGAAAGCCCTGATAAACGCAGAAAGATGATGGTTGCATGCACACAGCCACGTAGGGTGGCTGCAATGTCTGTCTCCCGGCGTGTGGCGGAAGAGATGGATGTGAATATTGGAGAAGAGGTTGGTTACAGCATCAGATTCGAAGATTGCAGTAGCGCAAGAACCGTTTTGAA GTATCTCACAGATGGTATGCTTCTGAGGGAGGCAATGGCTGATCCACTTTTGGAACGATATAAAGTAATTGTTCTTGATGAAGCACACGAAAGAACTTTGGCCACAGATGTGCTATTTGGCCTTCTAAAGGAAGTGCTTAAAAATAGACCTGACTTGAAGTTGGTCGTGATGAGTGCGACTCTTGAAGCTGAAAAGTTTCAGGGATATTTTAATGGCGCTCCACTTATGAAAGTTCCTGGAAGGTTACATCCAGTGGAGATTTTCTATACCCAGGAACCTGAAAGGGACTACTTGGAGGCTGCTATTAGGACGGTGGTGCAGATACACATGTGTGAACCTCCTGGAGATATACTTGTCTTCCTTACCGGTGAGGAAGAAATAGAGGATGCATGCCGCAAAATTACGAAAGAAGTTTCAAATATGGGAGATCAGGTAGGCCCTGTGAAAGTGGTTCCACTGTATTCTACTCTTCCGCCAGCAATGCAGCAGAAGATTTTTGAGCCAGCTCCTCCTCCAGTAAATGAGGGTGGACCCCCTGGAAGGAAGATTGTGGTGTCAACAAACATAGCTGAAACATCACTAACAATAGATGGTATAGTCTATGTCATTGACCCTGGCTTTGCTAAGCAGAAGGTTTATAACCCTCGCATCCGTGTTGAGTCTCTCTTGGTATCTCCAATATCAAAGGCTAGTGCACACCAGAGGTCTGGGCGTGCTGGAAGAACTCAACCAGGGAAATGTTTTAGACTTTATACTGAGAAAAGTTTCCATAATGATCTTCAGCCACAAACGTATCCTGAAATTTTGAGATCGAATCTTGCCAACACAGTTCTCACCTTGAAGAAACTTGGCATAGATGATTTAGTGCATTTTGATTTCATGGACCCTCCTGCCCCAGAGACCTTAATGCGGGCATTGGAAGTGTTAAATTACTTGGGTGCACTGGATGATGATGGTAACTTAACAAAGCTGGGTGAGATTATGAGTGAATTTCCTTTGGACCCACAGATGTCAAAGATGCTCGTTGTCAGTCCAGAATTCAACTGTTCAAATGAGATACTTTCAGTTTCTGCCATGCTATCAG TACCCAATTGCTTTGTCCGGCCTAGAGAGGCACAGAAAGCTGCTGATGAAGCGAAAGCTAGATTTGGGCACATTGATGGAGATCATCTCACGCTATTGAATGTATATCATGCCTACAAACAAAACA ATGAGGATCCTTCATGGTGCTATGATAATTTCGTTAATCATAGGGCACTGAAAGCAGCCGACAACGTTAGACAACAGCTAGTCCGTATCATGGCCAGGTTTAACCTGAAGTTATGCAGCACTGATTTCAATAGTCGGGACTACTACGTCAACATCAGAAAGGCTATGCTGGCGGGATATTTTATGCAGGTAGCTCATCTGGAGCGAACTGGACACTACTTGACTGTGAAAGACAACCAG GTGGTTCACTTGCACCCATCAAATTGTCTGGATCACAAACCTGAATGGGTCATCTATAATGAGTTTGTTCTTACAAGTCGGAATTTTATTAGAACTGTTACAGACATACGTGGTGAATG GTTAGTTGATGTAGCTCCACATTATTATGATTTGTCAAATTTTCCTCAATGCGAAGCGAAGCGTGTTCTTGAGAGGCTTTACAAGAAacgagagaaagaaagagatgaAGCCAGGAGTAGGAAATGA
- the LOC112763180 gene encoding uncharacterized protein — translation MEESARLYIKKIVRLHGVPSTIISDRDPRFTSRKCQSPLCWYEAGERSLLGPEMIAETTEQIKKIRNRMLIAQSHKKSYADQRRNPLDFEEGEHVFLKILKRIGPVAYMIALPPHLSNLHDVFHVSQLRKYTPDASHVLKPESIQVREDLTLPVTPVRIDDTSIKRLRGKKVSLVKVAWSWAGIEEQTWELESDMQKDYLHLFSGN, via the exons ATGGAGGAGTCAGCGCGACTATACATTAAGAAAATTGTGAGATTACACGGTGTACCTTCCACCATTATATCCGACAGGGATCCTCGATTCACATCAAG gaaatgtcaatctccgctatgttggtatgaagctggagaaagGAGCTTgttagggcctgagatgatagctgagaccacagAACAGATAAAGAAGATCCGTAACCGAATGCTTATAGCTCAAAGCCATAAAAAGAGTTATGCTGATCAGAGGCGGAATCCTTTGGATTTTGAGGAAGGAGAGCATGTGTTTctgaag atcctgaagagaattggaccagtggctTATATGATCGCTTTACCGCCGCATCTTTCAAACCTGCatgacgtatttcacgtgtcgcagcttcggaagtatactcctgacgCAAGTCATGTCCTAAAACCAGAATCAATTCAAGTAAGGGAAGATCTGACGCTTCCAGTAACTCCAGTTAGGATTGATGATACCAGCATTAAGCGTTTGCGCGGAAAGAAAGTATCATTAGTGAAAGTAGCTTGGAGTTGGGCTGGTATTGAAGAGCAGACTTGGGAGCTCGAGTCAGATATGCAGAAGGACTACCtacacctcttttcaggtaattga